A part of Bacteroidia bacterium genomic DNA contains:
- a CDS encoding sugar porter family MFS transporter has protein sequence MNRNKVIFWSITVALAGFLFGFDTVVISGADMSLQELWPKGELFHGFIVMASALWGTVIGAIFGGIPTDKLGRKNTLIWIGVLYFVSAVGSSLAGDPWVFSFFRFIGGLGVGASTIAGPAYISEIAPAKNRGKLVALYQFNIVFGILIAFISNYLLKDIGENAWRWMVGVEAIPAFAYTLMVFTVPESPRWLLVMREDRDAAANILRQIDPKADVDAEMAVIMTDHHDADQSETIFIKKYRYPLILAFLIAFFNQFSGINAFLYYAPRIFQAAGLESSTAFLSSAGIGLVNMVFTLLGLSLIDRLGRKQLMYICSFGYIVSLSMVSLAFLWGWQGMAVPGFMFLFIAAHAIGQGTVIWVFISEIFPNHLRASGQSFGSSVHWVLAAAIPSLIPVLFSKIGEAPVFGIFAFMMVLQLLFVWKMMPETKGVSLEELGTEFAGKDFFQK, from the coding sequence ATGAACCGAAACAAAGTAATTTTCTGGTCAATTACCGTCGCACTCGCGGGATTTTTATTTGGGTTTGACACCGTGGTTATTTCCGGTGCAGATATGTCCCTTCAGGAGTTATGGCCCAAAGGCGAACTTTTTCACGGATTTATTGTCATGGCTTCCGCACTTTGGGGTACGGTAATTGGCGCCATATTTGGCGGTATTCCTACAGATAAACTGGGTCGAAAAAATACCCTGATCTGGATTGGGGTGCTGTACTTTGTCTCAGCCGTAGGGTCTTCCCTCGCAGGTGATCCCTGGGTATTTTCATTTTTTCGTTTTATCGGTGGATTAGGAGTAGGGGCTTCCACCATTGCCGGCCCTGCCTATATTTCTGAAATTGCCCCCGCCAAAAACAGAGGCAAACTGGTGGCTTTGTATCAGTTCAATATCGTCTTTGGTATTCTTATCGCTTTCATTTCCAACTACCTTTTGAAAGATATCGGTGAAAATGCCTGGCGCTGGATGGTGGGGGTCGAAGCAATCCCGGCATTTGCCTATACGCTGATGGTATTTACCGTTCCGGAAAGCCCCCGCTGGTTGCTTGTGATGAGAGAGGACCGGGATGCCGCTGCAAATATCCTCAGACAAATTGACCCCAAAGCAGATGTCGATGCCGAGATGGCGGTAATTATGACAGATCACCACGATGCTGACCAGAGTGAAACGATATTCATCAAAAAGTACCGTTACCCGCTGATTCTGGCGTTTTTGATTGCTTTTTTTAATCAGTTTTCCGGAATCAATGCCTTCCTCTACTACGCTCCGAGAATTTTTCAGGCAGCAGGGCTCGAATCCAGTACGGCATTTTTGAGCAGCGCAGGTATTGGGCTGGTAAATATGGTTTTTACTTTGCTGGGTCTTAGCCTGATCGATCGTCTGGGCCGCAAACAACTGATGTATATTTGTTCATTTGGTTATATCGTTTCCCTTTCTATGGTATCCCTCGCCTTTCTATGGGGTTGGCAGGGAATGGCCGTTCCGGGCTTTATGTTTTTGTTTATTGCTGCGCATGCAATTGGTCAGGGTACCGTGATCTGGGTGTTTATCTCTGAAATATTCCCCAACCACCTCCGGGCGAGTGGGCAGTCTTTTGGTAGTTCTGTTCACTGGGTACTGGCTGCTGCGATTCCATCACTCATTCCGGTGTTGTTTTCCAAAATAGGAGAGGCTCCGGTATTTGGTATTTTTGCCTTTATGATGGTGTTGCAATTATTGTTTGTCTGGAAAATGATGCCTGAAACCAAAGGGGTTTCTCTGGAAGAGCTGGGAACTGAATTTGCCGGAAAAGACTTCTTTCAAAAATGA
- a CDS encoding efflux RND transporter permease subunit, with amino-acid sequence MKDWIFISRPLGLITLSLALACAGAVAVNFLNTSLLPERAAPLLEVRIHQPGFDAVYMETQLSNPLRAALAPMSGLVSMESTCESGDCLLTLHFSRDADMETARQEASDRVDQAIESGIAILNRPEIRLPTLTDLPVMYLYLQVEQDPGSVGFEDAMMALSQWAKERVSQRLEQQPDIGTVEIAGLWVKHWEIIPDDQALLMRGIHPSALPGLIQAATPDPVQIELREGYRSRPVQIFSSQFLEPDSILIRTQNASFFLGEVASIQQKTEPQEHQVFLDGSPALCFALLQRSGANLSNMSRQVAAVCEELSASQARVRFVTTRDQTEILELAIQNMWQGLLLSIFMAGILFFLFMRQGLAALLIGLSVGVALCWTLGTFWGLDIGINSLSLAGLVIGIGLMVDNAIILLNQIRLLLEDGFPLAEAIGKSVSDLALPLATSTATTIVVFIPLRAGGDTVNALFSEQAISMSISLSTSFLVTLVLIPPVYFLLAKRFPRMTKTAPARFWINTQKAYKNTLSILLHRPGIAFAATIGVLALGLILMWRLPHQLFPTMERKQLLVRFFWPEDTSIDRMKQEMEACVEHCGTSVLHSSMHMRQQPFLRDPDPLKPNESELLLEFTDGNTAHVEAEKIQSFLSRHEGMARWRIAPMPTPFEYLFTHRSDLSDLRGYLPNNTDYDPAAIELLRQSLSLELDIPLVTEEPLEGLIILPDPGNLSRAGLSVEELLRQLKWSLGESFQIKLAGTTRTISQSSSFGKLTPQAVAAIPIVLPNRSTIPLHTLAKVLPATKFARVHADEHGVFIPFYYPASHPLLPQLKEKIAVINHQKPELFLSFSPPDEKSDAQLRDLVSAILLSVVMLFLILAAQFESFGIPLVILLEIPVVMAGTAAMLFFCGQTLNLMSLIGLIVMMGIIINDSILKLDVIQKRRREGFSAKDAVLQGSTEKVSSVVLTSLTTMASTFPFLWSDDLGSQLQRPFALVLGGGIGIGLLVTLFLVPVWTFAFSRKNPTQSTPTHYEIKA; translated from the coding sequence ATGAAAGACTGGATATTCATTTCCCGGCCATTGGGCTTAATCACTCTCTCCCTTGCGCTGGCATGTGCAGGGGCGGTGGCGGTCAATTTTCTCAATACATCCTTGCTTCCCGAGCGGGCGGCTCCCCTCCTCGAGGTTAGGATTCACCAGCCAGGCTTTGACGCGGTTTATATGGAAACGCAACTCTCCAACCCTCTCAGGGCGGCACTTGCACCGATGTCCGGGCTTGTCTCTATGGAAAGCACCTGTGAATCGGGGGACTGTTTGCTAACGCTTCATTTTTCAAGGGATGCAGACATGGAAACAGCCCGTCAGGAAGCCAGCGACCGGGTGGATCAGGCCATAGAATCTGGAATCGCCATTCTGAACCGGCCTGAAATTCGGCTTCCAACCCTTACAGACCTCCCCGTGATGTATCTCTATCTTCAGGTAGAACAAGACCCAGGCTCTGTGGGGTTTGAGGACGCGATGATGGCGCTGAGCCAGTGGGCTAAGGAACGGGTTTCACAAAGATTAGAGCAGCAGCCTGATATTGGTACTGTAGAGATAGCGGGATTGTGGGTGAAACATTGGGAAATTATTCCCGATGACCAGGCTTTGCTGATGCGGGGGATTCACCCCAGTGCGTTGCCCGGCTTGATTCAGGCAGCCACGCCCGACCCGGTGCAGATTGAACTCCGGGAAGGGTACCGTTCCCGGCCTGTCCAGATATTTTCGTCTCAGTTCCTTGAGCCAGATTCTATCCTGATTCGCACTCAAAATGCTTCCTTTTTTCTGGGGGAGGTGGCGAGTATCCAGCAGAAAACCGAACCGCAGGAGCATCAGGTTTTTCTGGACGGATCGCCCGCCTTGTGCTTTGCTTTGCTGCAACGCAGTGGTGCCAACCTGTCCAACATGAGCAGGCAGGTAGCGGCTGTCTGTGAGGAACTTTCCGCCAGCCAGGCTCGTGTTCGGTTTGTAACGACAAGAGACCAGACCGAAATCCTGGAACTCGCCATCCAAAATATGTGGCAGGGCTTATTGCTGAGTATTTTTATGGCGGGTATCCTGTTTTTCCTGTTTATGCGACAAGGCCTTGCCGCTCTACTCATTGGTCTGTCTGTAGGCGTGGCCCTTTGCTGGACCTTAGGCACCTTCTGGGGGTTGGATATTGGCATCAACAGCCTCTCCCTCGCAGGGCTTGTGATCGGTATCGGCCTGATGGTTGACAACGCAATTATACTGTTGAACCAGATCCGACTTTTGTTGGAAGATGGGTTTCCTCTCGCGGAGGCAATCGGAAAAAGTGTTTCCGATTTGGCTTTGCCCCTGGCCACCTCTACTGCCACCACCATTGTGGTATTTATTCCTTTGCGCGCGGGCGGAGATACGGTCAATGCGCTGTTTTCGGAACAGGCAATCAGCATGTCAATTAGCCTCTCAACTTCTTTTCTCGTCACTTTGGTTCTGATCCCACCGGTCTATTTTCTTTTGGCGAAACGGTTTCCCCGCATGACTAAAACAGCCCCGGCCCGGTTTTGGATCAACACCCAGAAGGCTTACAAGAACACGCTGTCCATTTTACTTCATCGGCCAGGTATAGCTTTTGCTGCCACTATCGGGGTACTTGCCCTGGGCCTGATTTTGATGTGGAGGTTGCCACACCAGTTGTTTCCCACTATGGAGCGAAAGCAACTCCTTGTTCGCTTTTTTTGGCCGGAGGATACATCTATTGATCGTATGAAGCAGGAAATGGAGGCCTGTGTCGAACATTGCGGCACTTCGGTCTTGCATTCATCTATGCACATGAGACAACAGCCCTTTTTGCGCGACCCAGACCCCCTAAAGCCCAATGAATCTGAGTTGTTACTGGAATTTACCGACGGTAACACCGCTCATGTCGAGGCAGAAAAAATTCAGTCTTTTCTTTCCCGGCACGAAGGAATGGCCCGGTGGCGCATAGCTCCCATGCCAACCCCTTTTGAGTACCTCTTCACTCATCGTTCTGATCTCTCTGATTTGCGGGGTTATTTACCTAACAACACAGACTATGATCCAGCAGCGATAGAACTCCTGCGCCAGTCATTGTCTCTGGAATTGGATATCCCCCTTGTGACCGAAGAACCGCTTGAGGGGCTGATCATCTTGCCAGATCCTGGTAATCTTTCCCGGGCGGGTCTCTCCGTAGAAGAACTTCTTCGCCAATTGAAGTGGAGTTTAGGCGAATCGTTTCAAATCAAGCTGGCGGGAACCACCCGAACGATCTCCCAAAGCAGTTCATTCGGCAAGTTAACGCCTCAAGCAGTGGCCGCAATTCCCATTGTGCTACCCAACCGCTCAACCATCCCGCTGCATACTTTGGCCAAGGTTTTGCCTGCCACCAAATTTGCCCGCGTTCATGCAGATGAACATGGGGTGTTCATTCCATTTTACTATCCGGCATCTCATCCACTCCTCCCCCAACTCAAAGAAAAAATAGCCGTCATCAATCACCAAAAGCCTGAACTGTTTTTGTCTTTTTCCCCACCCGATGAAAAATCTGATGCCCAATTGCGTGATCTTGTCTCTGCAATTCTATTGTCGGTGGTGATGTTATTTCTCATCCTTGCTGCCCAGTTTGAATCATTTGGGATACCTTTGGTCATCCTCCTTGAGATTCCGGTCGTGATGGCAGGAACTGCAGCCATGCTGTTTTTCTGTGGGCAAACGCTGAACCTGATGTCGTTGATCGGGTTGATTGTAATGATGGGGATCATTATCAATGATTCCATTCTAAAGCTCGATGTTATCCAAAAAAGACGAAGGGAGGGCTTTTCGGCGAAGGATGCAGTCCTTCAAGGAAGCACGGAGAAAGTTTCTTCGGTGGTACTTACCTCCCTGACTACGATGGCTTCCACTTTCCCTTTTTTGTGGTCTGACGACTTAGGCTCACAATTGCAGCGCCCATTTGCCTTGGTACTCGGAGGTGGAATCGGGATAGGCCTTTTGGTTACCCTGTTCCTTGTTCCTGTCTGGACATTCGCGTTTTCCAGAAAAAATCCCACCCAATCAACCCCAACCCACTATGAGATTAAAGCATAG
- a CDS encoding TolC family protein, protein MRLKHRILCLMICWLAMGVEGIAQTFTLQQFQQLVWEQATRMPSYYSLQAARAESRLTQLRALPQVTLVSEPLNLNRQNVLRYNAVIDADEYRNQQLIRNSLDLRIDQRVDALGGVLSIQSGLSRLLSTTGPNTILNYGVTPVQLRWTQDFGTLGEAAREQRELALSLDLAQKEFFQEAADQVKEISLAYLEAWSLQDGIASTTIRLQQRDTLLNIQDRQLEQGFSDLSQRLLLEQLILEDSLLLMDQLAQFDDACYLLFQRGIKPVSSENWRLDQPDLPGSGFVALPRIDTFVARNSVAGAQARVDLFSLVREVRTRKLKALPQLSVFGGIGTNRFSSDPWWTATNPFIPQQYLNIELSIPIWSWGINQLQVQQSSWSVMARQMAFEQTQQAEAQRINQLINAYNRVRPKLDILLKLEKIREVQYQLTLKKWTLGQSSVQEFYEATQQWKHSEQEYFALLREAWETYLSLQSVLLLDPISLTPLPLAEE, encoded by the coding sequence ATGAGATTAAAGCATAGGATTCTTTGCCTGATGATTTGCTGGCTTGCAATGGGAGTGGAAGGCATTGCCCAGACCTTCACGCTCCAACAGTTTCAGCAGTTGGTCTGGGAGCAGGCAACCAGGATGCCATCCTATTATTCCCTCCAGGCTGCACGGGCGGAAAGCCGCCTGACACAATTACGCGCCCTCCCACAAGTGACCCTAGTGAGTGAGCCACTTAACCTCAACAGGCAAAATGTCCTTCGGTATAACGCTGTCATTGATGCTGACGAATACCGCAACCAGCAGCTTATCAGAAATAGCCTTGATCTGAGAATTGATCAACGGGTGGACGCATTGGGGGGAGTGTTGTCGATACAATCGGGTTTGAGCCGCCTCCTGTCCACCACGGGACCAAACACGATTCTCAACTACGGCGTCACCCCGGTTCAGCTCAGATGGACTCAGGATTTTGGAACCCTCGGTGAAGCTGCGAGAGAGCAGCGGGAATTGGCCCTTTCATTGGACCTCGCCCAGAAGGAATTTTTCCAGGAAGCTGCAGATCAGGTCAAGGAAATTTCGCTTGCTTACCTTGAGGCATGGAGTCTGCAAGATGGGATAGCGTCCACAACAATACGACTTCAGCAGCGCGATACCTTGCTGAATATTCAGGACAGGCAGTTAGAACAAGGGTTTTCTGACCTGAGCCAGCGACTCCTGCTGGAGCAGTTAATCCTCGAAGACTCACTTTTATTGATGGATCAGTTAGCTCAATTTGATGATGCCTGCTATCTGTTGTTTCAGCGCGGGATAAAGCCAGTTTCCAGTGAAAACTGGCGACTGGATCAGCCTGATCTGCCTGGATCGGGGTTCGTTGCCCTGCCACGCATAGATACATTTGTGGCTCGGAACTCTGTAGCCGGAGCGCAGGCAAGGGTTGATCTTTTTTCCCTGGTAAGAGAAGTACGAACCAGAAAACTGAAAGCATTGCCTCAGCTATCCGTCTTTGGAGGAATCGGAACCAATCGATTTTCCAGCGATCCATGGTGGACTGCAACGAACCCCTTCATCCCACAGCAATATCTGAACATTGAGCTGAGTATCCCTATATGGTCCTGGGGAATCAACCAATTACAGGTACAACAAAGTTCATGGTCTGTCATGGCGCGCCAGATGGCCTTTGAGCAAACTCAGCAGGCGGAGGCTCAGCGAATCAATCAATTGATCAATGCATATAACAGAGTGAGGCCGAAGTTAGACATCCTACTTAAGCTGGAAAAAATCCGTGAAGTTCAATATCAGCTTACTCTCAAGAAATGGACACTCGGCCAATCCTCAGTTCAGGAATTTTATGAAGCCACCCAACAGTGGAAGCATTCTGAACAAGAGTACTTTGCTTTGCTCAGAGAAGCCTGGGAAACCTACTTGAGCCTACAGTCTGTGTTGCTTCTTGATCCTATATCGTTGACTCCTTTACCTTTGGCAGAAGAATAA
- a CDS encoding efflux RND transporter permease subunit, with the protein MSPGQPLVLTPFRILTVTVLLSVMGLWSIQYLAIQWLPSRPGSVLEVSYTYPGQEARQMELQLTLKVESLLSSISGIEDIHSTSTRGRAFVRFKITPNMNPEKVRREARALLRRLQPQLPVGVSLPQIRLSQSGKRDGATLLLWGPDPYELEQIYAKHTGPLLSRIPGMEEVNVQGRKHFQWSMTPLHDAPLPLEEIANALEKAGMQQVVATNEAGFVAVQMHPDPQNPPWEDIYLPAQQGNLLPLPSILKVELGPDPQQESVRANQLPALLFSVFYREDASILRSSARLRDAVAEVQAVLPEGYFFDIVDNSADLLQANLSSSLRLAVFSLLGIILALFLIARSVRYWLTLLFCMVVNLALCALLYRIFHIPVHFYTLAASSVSLGLVVDNYLIVMERARQGNQVNAVLELWSAVLTTLLPLAVLAFAGSEGKVAFSLGFFEVLSVNLLISIFVAALVLPALLSIWPLPRRLVDPKMSASTPHRWWSWAVKHRRLIRIGFVLALGIPLSQAGRQEIIIGEENVNTWRQSSWYRQYIQPWAEPALGGVWRLFDEKSAFQSALVETDRPAILVNLSVDPDASNEEFIRVREQLEAWIGSVEEVDFVLSREVGNTQTNISITVKRPFEDTGFPFLLKSRLERIAAETDDLNWFIRGTGKFQDGHPYRKGNSYDEGNGSIFLVGTDYPETERLGNKVAAELKRSPRVLSAGVTTGRTIPIQTYRWAPPSSLNPVSGGHEVAQSFLSSFTVQAQGFAFPIALTPHNKWQQFTSVKQYPLWDVHGPFYFDPRGWREAVLRDNQIDRFNRKYMIRTTYTFQGNARAESALAEEVKRRVGEQLPIGYHFAEPEMLGSGTDSSSDAWIWAIGGILIWIVLGACLESWREAWKVWLMIPASLIGVMLVFGLSDLPWDEGGLVSVALVAGSSVNLALYQLAGWSRIRANSGTAISPLQAWEMAWREVRPSMISTTLTTIAGVTPFLFMPTIPFWTSLAGGILGGLVMSLFATFTLLPGLIIHPNE; encoded by the coding sequence ATGAGCCCAGGCCAACCTCTTGTTCTCACCCCTTTCAGAATCCTCACAGTCACGGTGCTGCTGAGTGTGATGGGGCTGTGGAGCATCCAGTATCTGGCCATTCAATGGCTCCCTTCCAGGCCGGGTTCTGTGCTGGAGGTTTCTTACACCTATCCCGGGCAAGAAGCCCGGCAGATGGAGCTTCAGCTTACCCTGAAGGTCGAATCGCTGCTCAGTTCCATCTCTGGCATTGAGGACATCCACTCCACTTCCACCCGTGGCCGTGCCTTCGTTCGCTTTAAGATCACCCCAAACATGAACCCGGAGAAGGTACGAAGAGAAGCGCGTGCCCTGCTTCGGCGCCTGCAGCCACAACTTCCCGTCGGGGTATCGCTCCCCCAGATCAGGCTCTCGCAATCGGGAAAGCGAGATGGTGCCACCCTCTTGCTCTGGGGGCCTGATCCCTACGAACTGGAGCAGATATATGCCAAACACACCGGGCCGCTCCTTTCCAGAATCCCCGGCATGGAGGAGGTGAATGTACAGGGAAGAAAACACTTTCAATGGAGCATGACCCCTCTTCATGATGCCCCACTTCCCCTTGAGGAGATCGCCAATGCCCTGGAAAAAGCAGGGATGCAGCAGGTTGTGGCAACAAACGAAGCCGGATTTGTGGCCGTTCAAATGCACCCAGACCCGCAAAACCCTCCCTGGGAAGATATATACCTGCCTGCGCAACAGGGAAATCTCTTACCCCTGCCCTCCATCCTGAAGGTAGAACTGGGCCCCGATCCGCAGCAAGAGTCCGTTCGGGCCAATCAACTGCCAGCTTTGTTATTTTCGGTCTTCTATCGGGAAGATGCGAGCATCCTCCGCAGTTCTGCCAGGCTTAGGGATGCAGTAGCCGAGGTGCAGGCAGTTCTTCCTGAAGGGTATTTTTTTGACATCGTTGACAACAGCGCAGATCTACTCCAGGCCAATCTCAGCAGCAGCCTTCGGCTTGCCGTATTTTCATTGCTTGGAATCATCCTGGCTCTTTTCCTCATCGCCAGGTCGGTGAGATACTGGCTCACCCTTCTTTTTTGTATGGTGGTCAATCTGGCATTGTGCGCGCTCCTCTACCGCATCTTTCACATTCCCGTTCACTTCTATACCCTCGCAGCGTCTTCCGTTTCATTAGGCCTGGTGGTGGACAATTATCTCATTGTGATGGAGCGGGCCAGGCAAGGGAATCAGGTGAATGCGGTACTGGAGCTTTGGTCGGCAGTGCTGACTACCCTGCTGCCGCTGGCAGTGCTGGCCTTCGCGGGTAGCGAAGGGAAAGTTGCCTTCAGCCTGGGTTTCTTTGAGGTCTTATCAGTCAATCTGCTGATCTCCATCTTCGTTGCCGCGCTGGTGCTGCCTGCCCTTCTTTCCATATGGCCCTTGCCCCGCAGGCTGGTGGACCCAAAAATGTCCGCTTCAACCCCGCATAGGTGGTGGTCATGGGCGGTGAAGCACCGGAGGCTGATTCGCATCGGGTTTGTTCTTGCGCTGGGGATCCCCCTGTCACAGGCTGGCCGTCAGGAGATCATCATCGGCGAGGAGAATGTGAATACATGGAGACAGTCGTCATGGTACCGGCAATACATCCAGCCCTGGGCTGAGCCTGCCCTCGGTGGAGTCTGGAGGCTGTTTGATGAAAAGTCGGCTTTTCAGTCGGCGCTCGTGGAGACTGACCGGCCTGCCATACTGGTAAACCTTTCTGTGGATCCTGATGCGAGCAATGAAGAGTTTATCCGCGTAAGGGAGCAGTTGGAAGCCTGGATCGGATCGGTGGAAGAGGTGGACTTTGTGCTTTCAAGGGAAGTAGGAAACACCCAAACCAACATTAGCATTACCGTGAAGCGGCCATTTGAAGACACAGGCTTCCCATTTTTATTGAAATCCAGGTTGGAAAGAATTGCCGCGGAAACAGATGATCTGAACTGGTTTATCAGGGGTACCGGCAAGTTTCAGGATGGCCACCCATACAGGAAAGGTAACAGTTATGATGAGGGAAACGGCAGCATTTTCCTGGTTGGTACCGACTACCCGGAAACAGAGCGGCTAGGCAATAAGGTGGCCGCGGAGTTGAAGCGTTCCCCCCGTGTTCTCAGCGCCGGAGTCACCACTGGTCGTACTATTCCCATTCAAACCTATCGCTGGGCTCCTCCGTCGAGCCTGAATCCTGTTTCCGGGGGGCACGAGGTTGCGCAAAGCTTTTTGAGTTCATTTACTGTTCAGGCTCAGGGATTCGCCTTCCCCATCGCTTTAACTCCGCATAACAAGTGGCAGCAGTTCACGAGTGTGAAACAATATCCGCTTTGGGATGTTCATGGGCCATTCTACTTTGATCCGAGGGGATGGCGCGAAGCCGTTCTGCGGGATAATCAGATTGACAGGTTTAATCGAAAATACATGATCCGGACGACCTATACCTTTCAGGGAAATGCCAGGGCAGAATCGGCGTTGGCAGAGGAAGTAAAGCGCAGGGTTGGGGAGCAGCTCCCCATTGGCTATCATTTTGCAGAGCCTGAGATGCTCGGCTCTGGCACAGATTCTTCCTCCGATGCATGGATATGGGCCATAGGCGGGATCCTGATCTGGATTGTGCTGGGTGCCTGCCTGGAGTCATGGCGCGAAGCATGGAAGGTGTGGCTCATGATTCCAGCCTCTTTGATCGGGGTAATGCTGGTTTTTGGCCTCAGCGATTTGCCCTGGGACGAAGGCGGGCTTGTTTCTGTAGCTCTGGTAGCCGGTTCTTCTGTCAACCTTGCGTTGTATCAACTCGCGGGATGGAGTCGCATACGGGCCAACTCCGGCACAGCAATTTCTCCTCTCCAGGCCTGGGAGATGGCATGGCGGGAAGTAAGGCCATCCATGATCAGCACGACCCTCACCACCATCGCCGGAGTGACCCCTTTTCTGTTTATGCCCACCATTCCCTTCTGGACTAGTCTGGCCGGAGGAATTCTGGGAGGGCTGGTGATGTCTCTGTTTGCTACTTTTACCTTGTTACCCGGACTCATTATCCATCCAAATGAATAG
- a CDS encoding BtpA/SgcQ family protein has protein sequence MNLFSVKCPLVAMIHVDALPGTPKHQYSPQQIVDRAAAEAAVYRQAGVDAIAIENMHDVPYLNRSAGPEITAMMAVLGREVKHTSGLPCGIQILAGANRQALAVALAAGLDFVRAEGFVFSHIADEGLMNADGGDLLRYRRQIGADHIRILSDIKKKHSAHAITEDVSLPETAQAAEFFLSDGVIVTGTATGAEADISEIQSVKAAVKIPVWVGSGVTIDNLPVYAPVCDGMIVGSYFKKDGYWAGAVDPEKVKRFVEKLDALKKLL, from the coding sequence ATGAACCTATTCTCCGTAAAATGTCCCTTAGTGGCGATGATCCACGTGGATGCGCTTCCAGGCACACCCAAACATCAATACTCCCCACAGCAGATTGTGGATCGCGCTGCGGCGGAAGCAGCAGTGTACCGGCAAGCGGGAGTAGATGCCATCGCGATCGAAAATATGCACGACGTGCCCTACCTCAACCGCAGTGCCGGCCCCGAAATCACGGCCATGATGGCCGTGCTGGGGCGGGAGGTAAAACATACCTCCGGACTGCCCTGCGGCATACAAATATTGGCAGGGGCCAATCGCCAGGCGCTTGCCGTCGCGCTGGCTGCAGGCCTCGATTTTGTCAGAGCCGAAGGCTTTGTCTTTTCCCATATCGCAGACGAGGGCCTCATGAACGCCGACGGCGGCGACCTCCTCCGATACCGCCGGCAAATCGGGGCAGATCATATTCGCATTCTCTCCGACATCAAAAAAAAACATAGCGCACATGCTATTACTGAAGATGTTTCTCTCCCGGAAACGGCTCAAGCAGCTGAATTTTTTCTGAGCGATGGCGTCATCGTCACCGGAACCGCCACTGGCGCAGAGGCCGATATTTCGGAAATTCAATCGGTAAAAGCGGCAGTAAAAATACCGGTCTGGGTAGGATCGGGGGTTACTATCGACAATCTTCCTGTTTATGCTCCCGTATGTGATGGAATGATCGTGGGCTCATATTTTAAAAAAGATGGCTACTGGGCTGGTGCAGTTGACCCCGAAAAAGTAAAACGTTTTGTGGAAAAGCTGGATGCGCTGAAAAAGCTGTTATGA
- a CDS encoding efflux RND transporter periplasmic adaptor subunit yields the protein MNRSLMETQMLKWVLMLITLLGCSAPGTGPRQQVTEQKPEAQVALLPDVDTFQIKISTFEDRRVAVGTLEPSRKVVFRLADPLAPVEFRVHNGQVVKAGDTLAIQPQPGLWLALEKATLELAERRAAYLERLLGLGYSTEDSLSIPVAVRNQAAMSSGWLKAKVTHQEAKLALKQAAIIAPFPGVISGINLPEKEQDPAFALSLADLSSLLVTFQILPGEITFLKPGTAIRVNVAGVNRVFQAKVEEINPEVSAGGLVYVRARFAPAGEKLLPGMAAEVVLFRAVPGQVVVPTTALLHRQGRELVFVWKNDSAFWRYVTPGPQNAEWAIIRDGIQPGEIVISEGGFALANAVPVSVRQKDISTP from the coding sequence ATGAATAGATCGCTCATGGAAACGCAAATGCTCAAATGGGTATTGATGTTGATCACGCTTTTAGGTTGCTCTGCGCCTGGTACCGGACCCAGACAGCAGGTAACGGAGCAAAAACCCGAAGCGCAGGTGGCCCTGCTTCCGGATGTGGACACCTTCCAAATCAAAATCAGCACTTTTGAAGATCGTCGGGTGGCTGTAGGAACCCTGGAGCCATCGAGAAAAGTGGTATTCCGGCTTGCTGATCCCCTGGCCCCGGTTGAATTTAGGGTGCACAACGGGCAGGTGGTGAAAGCAGGCGATACCCTGGCCATTCAGCCGCAACCCGGGCTGTGGCTGGCGCTCGAAAAAGCAACTCTGGAGCTGGCGGAGCGGCGTGCTGCCTACCTCGAAAGGCTGCTTGGGTTAGGATATTCGACGGAAGATTCTTTGTCCATTCCAGTGGCCGTTCGCAATCAGGCAGCGATGAGTAGTGGGTGGCTGAAGGCTAAGGTTACACATCAGGAAGCGAAGCTCGCGCTGAAGCAGGCCGCCATCATCGCGCCGTTTCCCGGGGTTATTTCGGGCATTAATCTTCCGGAAAAGGAACAAGATCCCGCATTCGCCCTGTCCCTGGCAGACCTAAGCTCCTTGTTGGTTACCTTTCAGATACTGCCGGGTGAAATCACCTTCCTGAAGCCAGGAACTGCGATAAGGGTAAACGTCGCGGGGGTAAACAGGGTATTTCAGGCGAAGGTAGAAGAGATCAACCCAGAGGTATCTGCCGGTGGTCTGGTTTATGTGCGGGCGAGATTTGCCCCGGCGGGAGAAAAACTGCTGCCAGGTATGGCAGCAGAGGTTGTTTTGTTTCGGGCGGTACCCGGGCAAGTGGTTGTGCCTACAACGGCTTTGCTGCACCGGCAGGGGCGAGAATTGGTTTTTGTCTGGAAAAATGACAGTGCCTTCTGGCGATACGTAACCCCTGGCCCGCAGAATGCCGAATGGGCTATCATCCGGGATGGGATCCAACCTGGAGAAATCGTGATCAGTGAGGGCGGTTTCGCGCTTGCCAATGCTGTTCCCGTGTCTGTCAGGCAGAAGGATATTTCAACACCATGA